In Chloracidobacterium sp., one genomic interval encodes:
- a CDS encoding AAA family ATPase translates to MTRGLITGRFCPPHLGHKQLIGTARRRVDMLTVAIDTRANDAIAADLRMSWLKEIHPDCGIELTDNGQRAGADIVFGGDPSPAEYARVIGAKFFEIERARETEDLSSAAILAAPLDNLQSLEPCVRAYFVKRVVLIGAESTGKTTLARHLAEHFDTLWVAEYGRENWEEKIRALTPDKPSVWWTREDFVHIAQEQQRRENEAARNANRVLICDTNAFTTGTWFERYENRRDAEVDAIGALDKADLYLIPTPDVPFVQDGVRDGEMIRDWMHCRFKERLTAGTVPFVELTGSFAERTRRAVDEVEKLLR, encoded by the coding sequence ATGACACGAGGCCTGATCACGGGAAGGTTCTGTCCGCCGCACTTGGGACACAAGCAGCTGATCGGGACGGCCCGCCGTCGAGTTGATATGCTGACAGTGGCTATCGACACTCGAGCGAATGATGCCATCGCAGCAGATCTGCGAATGAGCTGGCTCAAAGAGATACATCCTGATTGCGGGATAGAACTCACCGACAACGGGCAGCGTGCCGGAGCGGATATCGTGTTTGGCGGCGACCCTTCGCCGGCGGAATATGCACGCGTGATCGGGGCGAAATTCTTTGAGATCGAACGCGCACGCGAGACTGAAGATCTCTCGTCGGCAGCCATATTAGCCGCACCGCTCGACAACTTGCAGTCCCTTGAGCCTTGCGTACGTGCCTATTTTGTCAAGAGGGTCGTTCTCATAGGGGCTGAGTCAACCGGAAAGACCACGTTGGCACGGCATCTGGCTGAGCACTTCGACACGCTGTGGGTCGCCGAATACGGCCGCGAGAATTGGGAAGAGAAGATACGTGCGCTGACGCCGGACAAGCCGTCAGTTTGGTGGACGCGCGAAGATTTCGTGCATATCGCACAGGAGCAGCAGCGGCGCGAGAACGAGGCCGCACGAAACGCGAACCGAGTGCTGATCTGTGATACGAATGCTTTTACGACAGGCACTTGGTTCGAGCGGTACGAGAACCGCCGCGACGCGGAGGTTGATGCGATAGGAGCACTCGATAAGGCAGACCTGTATCTGATCCCGACGCCGGACGTGCCGTTCGTTCAGGACGGCGTGCGTGACGGCGAGATGATACGCGATTGGATGCACTGCCGCTTTAAGGAGCGTCTAACAGCGGGTACGGTTCCGTTCGTTGAGCTGACCGGAAGCTTTGCCGAGCGTACGCGCCGAGCTGTCGATGAGGTGGAGAAGCTGCTGCGCTAA